A region from the Triticum aestivum cultivar Chinese Spring chromosome 3D, IWGSC CS RefSeq v2.1, whole genome shotgun sequence genome encodes:
- the LOC123079544 gene encoding zinc finger protein VAR3, chloroplastic, whose product MGSASKLLSSLLLTSSPLRLRPSAAAFALILSSRTAASRRQHLLSSPSPLRTLSTSAAAAAASPLPYSSSSASSTPPLHAPFPEWSRLVDRLAAAGYAARAPSPADELAVASGSGLSAEAESAVSSCLAFARDRPDLLRSLPTKDVEVVVSNVAPALFKGGEESAQRLQQYLAGEEDNAIQSVRAETVDIVRYLLSYTYSSSNNYLEDKELTDSAVRNILAELVNSSGLPHSFSFAEPTVESQPERFSRHPGQNVEMKRGDWICTRCSFMNFARNARCLECNEHRPKKMLTGGEWECPQCEFYNYGRNMSCLRCACKRPATTASAGAGLGGVAELLSVTNAGRSEIERKLAESDEKAERWLSKVSQLDDSADLSSLAADEDFPEIMPMRKGVNKFVVSTRKTPLERRLASAQYSSNNSPQATASDSKISQTLDRILGRSASTSAPNNQSDNGGVNAETPRKLTGHLGDIDPVPFVPLSADLFTKPQNAKSNEQADRDCQINRETGSSTPGITQASTERKDVDRSLDTAEKWSKKVAELDSVNDLSSAISDEDFPDIMPMRKGENRFVISKKKDRSLTSPQYQRRSVLEQADNSDFVPFVPFPPDYFAKKDAPAESTPDTGIVSESSPSADKLPETNASSRHSGDSQNTSQVIGPQGSSIMSNENWNKNYSQQSSSPGGYTPGGSSSQQYQQQPYEMGDRSTGTPNSGAWNPNYSQGTSTDVRGGSSNYQHQQQPHEVGDRSRGTSNAGALNTKYSQGRFNDGRGGSNNYQHQQQPHEVGDRSSGTSNTVAWNTNHSQGRFNDGRGGSNNYQHQQQPREVGDQSSGTSNTGAWNTNYSQSQGRFNDGRGGSGNYQYQTQPHQAGGRPSGTSNTHAPNTNYSQGSFSEGRDTSTYNQGSYSTQPSYTPGYTNHSNNHAWSSSNNHNPSGSHPDSRVATCGIGSTNPNQATGYSSYGSGGYTGKSLEGSAVKDPDPLDMSEEAKAERWFRRAAQIKDISELANIPDEDFPEIMPMRKGVNRFVVSKRKTPLERRLTSPQYRRNLPIVSSEPDKDAS is encoded by the exons atgggcAGCGCCTCCAAGCTGCTGTCCTCCCTCTTGCTCACCTCCTCCCCGCTCCGTCTCcggccctccgccgccgccttcgcgcTCATCCTCTCCTCGCGCACCGCGGCATCCCGCCGCCAACACCtgctctcctccccctctcccctccgcacgctctccacctcggccgccgccgccgccgcctcacccctCCCCTACAGCTCCAGCTCCGCCTCGTCAACCCCACCGCTCCACGCCCCTTTCCCGGAATGGTCCCGCCTGGTCGACCGCCTCGCGGCCGCCGGTTACGCCGCCCGCGCCCCCTCCCCCGCCGATGAGCTCGCCGTCGCCTCCGGCAGCGGCCTGTCGGCCGAGGCGGAGTCCGCTGTGTCCTCCTGCCTGGCCTTCGCGCGCGACCGGCCCGACCTTCTCAG GTCGCTGCCGACGAAGGATGTCGAGGTTGTGGTGTCTAATGTTGCACCGGCCCTGTTCAAGGGAGGTGAGGAATCTGCGCAGCGGCTGCAGCAATACCTCGCGGGTGAAGAGGACAAT GCAATTCAATCAGTCAGAGCGGAAACCGTGGACATTGTTCGGTACTTGTTAAGTTACACATACAGTTCGTCAAACAACTATTTAGAAGACAAAGAACTCACTGATTCAGCTGTTAGAAATATCTTGGCTGAGCTAGTTAATTCTAGTGGACTTCCCCACTCCTTCAGTTTTGCGGAGCCAACTGTTGAGAGTCAACCTGAGCGATTCTCTAGGCATCCAGGGCAAAATGTTGAGATGAAACGTGGTGACTGGATTTGCACAAG ATGTAGCTTTATGAACTTTGCAAGAAATGCGAGGTGCCTTGAGTGCAATGAGCATCGGCCAAAGAAGATGTTGACTGGCGGAGAGTGGGAATGCCCTCA GTGTGAATTCTATAATTATGGGAGGAACATGTCATGCTTAAGATGTGCTTGCAAAAGACCAGCGACAACTGCATCTGCTGGTGCTGGTTTAGGCGGTGTAGCAGAGCTTCTTAGTGTAACTAATGCTGGTAGATCTGAAATTGAGAGAAAACTTGCTGAAAGCGATGAGAAGGCAGAAAGGTGGTTGAGCAAAGTATCTCAACTTGACGATTCTGCTGATTTAAGTAGTCTGGCAGCTGATGAGGATTTTCCTGAGATTATGCCTATGAGGAAGGGAGTCAATAAATTTGTAGTTAGCACACGCAAGACACCATTGGAGAGAAGACTGGCAAGTGCACAGTACAGCAGTAACAATAGCCCTCAAGCAACAGCATCCGACTCCAAGATTAGTCAAACTTTAGACAGGATACTTGGGCGTTCGGCATCCACTTCTGCCCCAAACAATCAGTCTGATAATGGGGGTGTAAATGCTGAGACTCCCAGGAAATTAACAGGCCATCTTGGTGATATCGACCCCGTTCCTTTTGTGCCATTATCTGCTGATCTGTTTACCAAGCCACAGAATGCAAAGAGTAATGAACAGGCAGATAGGGACTGTCAAATAAATAGGGAAACTGGTAGTTCCACACCCGGTATCACACAGGCCTCAACTGAGAGGAAAGATGTTGATAGATCATTAGATACTGCTGAGAAATGGTCCAAGAAAGTCGCAGAACTCGACAGTGTAAATGACCTTTCAAGTGCTATTTCTGATGAAGACTTTCCTGATATTATGCCAATGAGGAAGGGTGAGAACCGGTTTGTTATTAGTAAGAAAAAAGACCGCTCGCTGACATCACCACAGTACCAGAGGCGCAGTGTGCTTGAGCAGGCTGACAATTCGGATTTCGTCCCATTTGTTCCGTTTCCTCCTGATTATTTTGCCAAGAAAGATGCGCCAGCAGAGAGTACTCCAGATACAGGAATAGTTTCAGAAAGTTCTCCATCAGCTGATAAGCTGCCAGAAACAAATGCTTCATCAAGACATTCGGGAGATAGCCAAAACACCTCACAGGTGATTGGCCCTCAGGGAAGTAGCATCATGAGTAATGAGAACTGGAATAAGAATTACTCTCAGCAGAGCTCGAGTCCAGGTGGTTATACACCTGGTGGAAGCAGCAGCCAGCAGTATCAGCAGCAACCTTATGAGATGGGTGATCGATCTACTGGTACACCAAATTCAGGCGCCTGGAACCCAAACTACTCCCAGGGGACGTCTACTGATGTCAGAGGAGGATCTAGCAACTATCAGCATCAACAGCAACCTCATGAGGTGGGTGATCGATCTCGTGGAACTTCAAATGCTGGTGCTTTGAACACAAAGTACTCCCAGGGGAGGTTTAATGATGGCAGAGGCGGATCTAACAACTATCAGCATCAACAGCAACCTCACGAGGTGGGTGATCGATCTAGTGGCACTTCGAATACTGTTGCTTGGAACACAAACCACTCCCAGGGGAGGTTTAATGATGGCAGAGGTGGATCTAACAACTATCAGCATCAACAGCAACCTCGTGAAGTGGGCGATCAATCTAGTGGAACTTCGAATACTGGTGCTTGGAACACAAACTATTCCCAGTCCCAGGGGAGGTTTAATGATGGCAGAGGTGGATCTGGCAACTATCAGTATCAGACACAACCTCATCAGGCAGGTGGTCGACCCAGTGGCACTTCGAATACCCACGCTCCAAACACAAACTACTCTCAGGGGAGCTTCAGTGAGGGTCGAGATACATCTACTTACAATCAGGGAAGCTATTCTACACAACCGTCTTATACGCCCGGCTATACTAATCACAGCAACAACCATGCttggagcagcagcaacaaccataATCCGAGTGGTTCACATCCTGATAGCAGGGTTGCTACTTGCGGCATTGGTTCCACTAACCCTAATCAAGCAACAGGCTACTCAAGCTACGGAAGTGGAGGTTATACTGGAAAGAGTTTAGAAGGCTCTGCTGTGAAGGACCCTGATCCTCTGGACATGTCTGAGGAAGCCAAGGCCGAGAGATGGTTCAGGAGGGCAGCCCAGATCAAGGACATCTCCGAGCTTGCCAACATCCCTGACGAGGACTTCCCTGAGATAATGCCGATGAGGAAGGGGGTGAACAGATTCGTGGTGAGCAAGAGGAAGACACCGTTGGAGAGGAGGTTAACCTCTCCTCAGTACAGAAGGAACCTACCGATCGTAAGCTCCGAGCCGGACAAAGATGCTAGCTGA
- the LOC123079545 gene encoding 60S ribosomal protein L24 → MVLKTELCRFSGQKIYPGKGIRFIRSDSQVFLFANSKCKRYFHNRLKPAKLCWTAMYRKQHKKDIHAEAAKKRRRTTKKPYSRSIVGATLEVIQKKRAEKPEVRDAAREAALREIKERIKKTKDEKKAKKAEVTKSQKSQGGKGAVQKGSKGPKIGGGGGKR, encoded by the exons ATGGTTCTGAA GACCGAGCTTTGCCGTTTTAGCGGCCAGAAGATTTACCCAGGGAAGGGTATCAGGTTCATTCGTTCGGATTCGCAG GTTTTCCTCTTTGCCAACTCAAAATGCAAGCGCTACTTCCACAACCGCCTGAAGCCTGCAAAGCTTTGCTGGACAGCAATGTACAGGAAGCAGCACAAGAAG GACATCCATGCTGAGGCTGCCAAGAAGAGGCGCCGCACCACCAAGAAGCCGTACTCACGGTCGATTGTTGGTGCCACTCTGGAAGTTATCCAGAAGAAGAGGGCCGAGAAGCCTGAAGTCCGTGATGCTGCCCGAGAAGCCGCTCTCCG TGAGATCAAGGAgcgtatcaagaagaccaaggatgagaagaaggccaagaaggcagAGGTGACCAAGTCCCAGAAGTCACAGGGGGGCAAGGGCGCCGTGCAGAAGGGTTCCAAGGGCCCAAAGATTGGCGGTGGCGGCGGGAAGCGTTGA
- the LOC123079547 gene encoding pentatricopeptide repeat-containing protein At2g22410, mitochondrial, which translates to MMETIKKLHGRLIVSGLHNCQYAMSKILRFYAILQPDLVLAHKVYGQIEAPTTYLRNIILRGLAQSDAPEDAIAFYKKARGKCMEPDNLTFPFVVKACARIGALKEGKQMHNHVLKFGLLSDIFVSNSLIHLYAACGDLCCARSVFDEMLVKDVVSWNSLICGYSRRNRLKEVLKLFKLMHDEGVRADKVTMAKVVSACTRLGDWSMADCLVKYIEDYCIEVDVYLGNTLIDYYGRRGQLQSAEKIFFNMKDRDTVTMNAMITAYAKAGDLVSARRLFEEISGKDLISWSSMISGYSQASQFSDALELFREMQRAKVKPDAVVLASVLSACAHLGALDLGKWIHDYMRRHGIEADTILHNSLIDMYAKCGSTKEALQVFREMKEKDTLSWNSIIMGMANNGAEEEALSAFHAMIAEGFRPNEVTFLGVLIACANAELVEEGLGHFESMRSVHGVEPQMKHYGVVVDLLGRAGRLTKALRFVAEMPVAPELVVYRILLGAARTHGDLGVAEVVAERLRELDGGNSGDYTLMSNAYAGADRWSDAMEVRQRMEDSRVRKLPACSVVDC; encoded by the coding sequence ATGATGGAAACCATAAAGAAGCTTCATGGCCGTCTCATTGTTTCTGGGCTGCACAACTGCCAATATGCAATGTCTAAGATTCTCAGATTCTATGCTATTCTACAACCAGATTTGGTTCTTGCTCATAAAGTATATgggcagattgaagcaccaacaaCTTACCTTCGGAATATCATACTCAGGGGGCTTGCTCAAAGCGATGCACCAGAAGATGCAATTGCTTTCTACAAGAAGGCTCGAGGAAAATGTATGGAGCCGGACAACCTGACGTTCCCATTTGTAGTGAAGGCTTGTGCAAGGATTGGTGCTCTTAAGGAAGGGAAACAGATGCACAACCATGTACTGAAATTCGGGCTTCTTTCGGATATCTTCGTTTCCAATTCGCTGATTCATCTGTATGCTGCCTGTGGTGATTTGTGCTGTGCAAGATCTGTTTTCGATGAGATGCTGGTTAAGGATGTGGTGTCCTGGAACTCTTTGATATGTGGATATAGCCGGCGCAATAGATTAAAAGAGGTTTTGAAGTTATTCAAGTTGATGCACGACGAAGGAGTTAGAGCTGATAAGGTCACTATGGCCAAGGTTGTTTCTGCGTGCACTCGTCTAGGAGATTGGAGCATGGCAGATTGCTTGGTCAAGTACATAGAGGATTACTGCATAGAGGTGGATGTCTACTTGGGCAATACTTTGATAGATTACTATGGCAGACGTGGGCAGCTGCAATCGGCAGAAAAGATTTTCTTTAACATGAAGGATAGGGACACCGTGACAATGAATGCGATGATCACCGCATATGCAAAAGCTGGGGATCTGGTTTCGGCAAGAAGATTATTCGAGGAAATTTCTGGCAAAGATCTGATCTCATGGAGCTCTATGATATCTGGATATTCGCAAGCTAGTCAGTTCTCTGACGCCTTGGAACTCTTCAGGGAGATGCAGAGAGCCAAGGTGAAACCGGACGCTGTCGTGCTCGCGAGCGTACTCTCTGCCTGCGCGCACCTAGGCGCTCTCGATCTCGGCAAGTGGATCCACGACTACATGAGGCGACACGGGATCGAAGCCGACACCATCCTGCACAATTCTCTGATCGACATGTACGCGAAATGCGGAAGCACCAAGGAGGCGCTGCAGGTCTTCAGAGAAATGAAAGAGAAGGACACCCTGTCATGGAACTCGATCATAATGGGGATGGCCAACAACGGCGCCGAGGAGGAAGCTCTGAGCGCCTTCCATGCCATGATCGCCGAAGGGTTCAGGCCGAACGAGGTCACCTTCCTCGGCGTGCTGATCGCGTGCGCCAACGCGGAGCTCGTCGAGGAGGGACTCGGCCACTTCGAGAGCATGAGGTCGGTCCACGGCGTGGAGCCGCAGATGAAGCACTATGGCGTAGTCGTCGACCTCCTGGGGCGCGCCGGTCGGCTGACGAAGGCGCTGAGGTTCGTCGCCGAGATGCCCGTCGCTCCTGAGCTCGTCGTCTACAGGATACTGCTGGGGGCGGCCAGAACGCACGGCGATTTGGGCGTCGCCGAGGTGGTCGCCGAGAGGCTCAGGGAACTGGACGGCGGGAACAGCGGGGACTACACGCTGATGAGCAATGCGTATGCGGGGGCTGACAGatggagcgacgccatggaggtcAGGCAGCGGATGGAGGATAGTCGTGTGAGGAAATTGCCCGCTTGCAGTGTCGTCGACTGCTGA